ATATGTACTTTTGTACTTATATATCTCATAGCTGTTGATTTAGGCttacgttaaaattttatatttaatattaaatgagtgTTGACACATTTTAAGTAGGTTTCTACaagtattttgtgtttattatttgtctACTAGTTTCACTATAAATGGATTAATAACTTTCAAAGTGATCATAATTAAACACACGAGACGACTTCACACAGTAAAATAGTTATTCGTGTCTCGAATATTAAGTCAACGCATTtgttcattacatttatattaataccgcTGTGTGCCTAATATACCGCTTTGATAAGCATAATAAATGCAtgctttttaataatgtttttttactataaaaatgttataaagtttttgtttgtttgttttctatAATGAAATAACTGTTTAACCGATTAGCATATAGAATTTTTAAGTCAGAACTTCAGGTTCATGTCAGACAATATAGATTAATAGTAAGCTCTATAAATATCGATTAAATTGTATCAATATATtggtaaaataatgttttattgcaaACGCGAGCTGACAAACGATACACCAGATTTGGTATGAGGATTTTGTCCTGAGATCTCAAATATGTTTACCGAAAAGTACGTGAGAGCATGTCGCTACTAATAAAgcactttttttactttaacagaAGAGGAAaaaatggttaggttaggtttaacCTATCATTCATCTGACATATCTATACttagtaaaaaattattattgtaaattttacaaaattgtattactGTAAAACGTTAGTAAAATTTGCacgatatacaaatattatagaatGGCATAAGTCAGTAggcaaatttttttaaatttataggccGGTTTGATAGTAAATAAGTAGATAGCaacttttatagttttatagtatatctttatctatataatatattttgataattgtagtattaattattacaaaaaacagtcacattattatactttttttatattattaaagtgtaaCTTGCCAAATACGGATACTGTAATGATTTGAGTAcgtaacttatttaattagccatatatgattacaaaatgtttttatagcatttataagaaataatgtgatttattatcttaatttaaaattataataatccgACCTCGTTTTAAGAATCaataataccaaaatataaataattgtgattTGTACAAAtagttctttaaatattttatacagttatattgttatttttgtatgttgaatttgttaaataaaacacgttATGTGACCAAAAGATTGtattttctgaataaaaatatgtaatacataCTGATTACTGATGAAGGGCTAAAGAAGTTGAAGTTGTACCAATATAGAGTACTAAATCCTCTTGTTGTTCCCGTAAGAGTACAGCGGCGCAAAAGGCGTGTCCGCGGGTTCATCTCCACTCTCTTCGGAACCGTCCGACTCGAATGTATTATCCGGAATGTCGTACAGACGAATCAAAGGCTTGTTCGGATCTTTCATGATCAAGTATTTACCTGAAATCATTGTGAAAATAtagattagtatttaaatattaaagaactgGAGTTTGTATggttaaactatttaataatctatatcaatctttttaaaagtaaaaggaACATACTACaattaatttcccactgctggactaccACTCTGTTTTTGAGAAATGTTCGGAGCCTTTAttaccatgctgctccaatgcagattATACATGTAGCAGATTTTCGATAGCCATAGATGCAGGTTTCAAAAGCCATTTAAAATCTCCTTTTTTTAAGTTGGTTAAATTTATTCTTAGATTGATCTAGGATAGCAAGCTTAACAGAGAGCCTTAATATTatcttccaaaaataaaatgtaatatttatagcaaaacaaactagaatataatgaaataagagTCCAAAACCTATGTGTAATTATAGTACTTCTTGTagagattaaaatatgttttgaaaatGCAATGTGCACTCACCATCTTTCTGCTTCATGCAAATGTCGATGATACAACGAAGGATACCCCAGGCGTTATCCATGGAAAGGTTGATCTGCGCTGCGAATTCGTGCGGCTTGAACTGTTGCGTGCCAAGGATCACGTGACGGGAGTTGTCACGTACTTGCGCACGAGACACGTAACCGAACTTGATCTGGTCGGAGCCAGCCAGCAAAGCCTGAAATAAGTtagtttagtattattataaacagataatgaattataatgattattaaaaaaatatattaatttatctaataaaatataatgttaatcttATGGGACCAAGCACAATTTTCAAGCAGTactattgacatttaaaattcagaagagtaaatttaagtaaacacatcctaaataatatttaaaaaaataatcattgctttattgataaatagattacggaaatctttatttaatgcaTCTCTTTGCAGAGTTCTATTTAGAAAGTTAGAGTATAGCAAGTCAAGAGCATTACTATGTACTATGCTAAagagtttgtctgtttgtttgagCACCTTAATCACAGAATTGTTTAGTCCgacttgtaaaattatttttgctatACATTACCCATATATTAAATGGTAGTGAGATGTTAGTTTAAATAACATCAGGATAGGACCCACGGGGACGACCgcgcaattattatttagacaGGTGAAAGCtcgatgtataataatttaaagtatgatAGAAAAATGGGCATACCTGTACTGTCCACTTGGCAAGCTTGCACGAGTTGTTCCTCAACTCATTGGCGAGCACGGCTCCGCGCTGGGTGTCGAGTTTCTGGCGCCACTCCACTCCATTGGCGAGCTTCGAGTCCCATTCATTGAGTGCCTTGATACTGAGGAACTGTGTCTCGTTCTGAGGCCCTTGCATTACAGCGTCATGCTCGCAGCGCGCAACTAGTAcctattaagttataaaaatatattatattattattcatttgcaTTCGTGCTATACCATGGTAATaaagcaatttaattataaaattctatatacAGTAGAACCTCTATTTTTCAAACTAAATGGGAACGAGACTAGTTCGGATAATCGAAATGTGGGTACTTCGACGAGATCAAACAAAAGCATTAAGCAACACCTTTTCACATAAAAACAGTACAGGctattaaaatttgacatatatattaaaatataaaacacctaaaaaaagtcaaaagctatttttatataacttttttacaaaatgGTAAATTCTTAATTGATAAACGGCTGCAACGCGCCAACGTTCAGTTAAACTAAGTCTGCGTTCGGATAATCGAGGTTCTAGTGTAcgtaatttagtaaaattttatagtaatattataattgttacaatATTACCACAGCGCAAAGAAAAATTACCACTGCGCCATCGTTTTTGAAGTCTCGCGAAATGCCACTTTCGTCATTAGCACAGGGTTGtaacacttatttattattttaaaataaacttcaagaCAATGACTGTCTTAATGTTAaccgttatttataatatttatactcttATATAAATCATACTTACAACACCATTATTGAGGTTCCACTTGCGGTAACGGTATCCAACCGATGCCACCTCTCCTTCTTCCTCCTCAGAAACAAATGGGTTAGCTTCTGGGAACTTATACTTGGGCTCATTTGGACCTGACTTCAAAACCTATGAGTGCAAAAAAAGGAGATCATATAAATCTGCATTATAGTTCCTTAGGTAActgctaaattaaataatcatgaaGTAGAACCCTCATgatcttataaatattcttatgaataaaattttatcacctGCTGGCTGAAGTTATGATTGATGAAGGTTGCTTCCAATGCGAGGTTGCGCGGAGAGTTGATTGAGTTTCCATCATCAGCTGGCGGCTCCACCGAAGTTTCATTAACAGTGAGTAAGTCAAACTCGGTGTTGTCACGCTTGTCCAGAAACAGCTTATCacctacaaatttatatatcgtTATTGTGACTAAGAATTTTGAATCTTATAAgactatttatgtttaatttttaagcatCACAAATTTTCATAGCAGCAATGTTTAATGTCATGAGACTATTATAATTACCTGCAAATTTTCACAATAAAAGCTAGAGTTAAGAgaaataatatcatagatttcagtttttgttaaaattaaattacattcaacATGTCACTCACCAATTTTTTCAATCACTATGTCCCATGAATAGTTAGAGCGAGTGCAGCACATAATAGTGGCCAAAATGGCATCTGTAGCATATACAGTGCCAGTAGTCTTACTTAGGCGACGTATTACGGGATCATCCGTGGTAGTGAcctgtcaaaaatataattctttaactctattgattattatatatcgattttaacccattttaattaattataaaaaaaaaaaaaaacaaatataatgtatatttaggaATACTTACAGTATGGAAGATACGGTCAATACGCTGCAGAGGCTTCTCATGCTTCACATTGACGCGATCATAGCCCTTGTCATAATATTCCAAGGTGCCGCTGCACACAATATCCTCACCTGaacaaaaatttgtttaatagtactattattttatcaaatatttaattctacttGAATTTCCTtagtaacaattaattttgactGAATGAATAAATTCAGTATAATGTCTCAGTTCTCATTAGTAAGAtacaatgatattaatttatttgtttttggaacataatataactttttttgtttactttccTATATAGTTTTTAGAATTGAAAACTAATACCTTCTTTAATTCCAGGCAGAGATAGCTTAGCCAGCCGTGGGAAGTCCATATCTTCAATTGTGACCCAGGTTGGTCTTACAGTAACAGAAGCATCACGAATTTTCATAGGAGCTCCTCTTGGGCCCCATCTCTTACCGAGTTTGCGGTCTCGTTGCTACAGTAAAAGGTTGTGCTAcagtaaatgtattataaacaaaacttatttaaaacacCTCTGGTTGTTATGGTtgtgacataaaatattaccttaTTCAGGGTAGTCATGCCACCCGGAGTACGAGCGCCTCTCGCACCACGGCTGCGTTGTCCACGAGCGCGGCCGCGTTGGTATGGCGGCTTTTGCTCTCTTGTCGAGTCCACCAGATGGAACGTACTTTCGTCTTCATCGTGGAAGTATGCGTATGACGAACCAGCACCAAATTGAGACGCATACTTATCTAAAATAGATTggaaattaattgatatttatacataaaacaattgGAGTTTGTCAATAAATCTGAACGGTCTGAAAACTAATCATAACCTCAAacagtttttacatttttatctactttatattatatgtacaagcTTTCAGTTCTTACTCTGATACTTTTTGTCTTGCACGACAGTCCAATCACTAATCTTTCCCAAGCGGTCGCCTTTGCTAAATGGCTGGTAGGGCATGTCCCTAAACTGTTCCGGCATTTCGCAGGGCCCCCATCCTGTCGGATTATCTTGAATAATCGGAGCCACGAAGCGTATCGGCTCTTCGGCCGGTAAAACGTGTTCTGACATCACTTCAATGTAGCTCGTTACCTATTTTATACTGCactac
This region of Vanessa atalanta chromosome 8, ilVanAtal1.2, whole genome shotgun sequence genomic DNA includes:
- the LOC125065600 gene encoding eukaryotic translation initiation factor 3 subunit D, which gives rise to MSEHVLPAEEPIRFVAPIIQDNPTGWGPCEMPEQFRDMPYQPFSKGDRLGKISDWTVVQDKKYQNKYASQFGAGSSYAYFHDEDESTFHLVDSTREQKPPYQRGRARGQRSRGARGARTPGGMTTLNKQRDRKLGKRWGPRGAPMKIRDASVTVRPTWVTIEDMDFPRLAKLSLPGIKEGEDIVCSGTLEYYDKGYDRVNVKHEKPLQRIDRIFHTVTTTDDPVIRRLSKTTGTVYATDAILATIMCCTRSNYSWDIVIEKIGDKLFLDKRDNTEFDLLTVNETSVEPPADDGNSINSPRNLALEATFINHNFSQQVLKSGPNEPKYKFPEANPFVSEEEEGEVASVGYRYRKWNLNNGVVLVARCEHDAVMQGPQNETQFLSIKALNEWDSKLANGVEWRQKLDTQRGAVLANELRNNSCKLAKWTVQALLAGSDQIKFGYVSRAQVRDNSRHVILGTQQFKPHEFAAQINLSMDNAWGILRCIIDICMKQKDGKYLIMKDPNKPLIRLYDIPDNTFESDGSEESGDEPADTPFAPLYSYGNNKRI